From Staphylococcus sp. IVB6214:
TTAATTGATAAATCGTTTCTTGTAATGGCCCTTTATAGTCGATACGACCTTCTACACCTTCTGGTACGTATTTTTTAGGTGTTTTGTCTTCTTGGAAGTAACGATCGTTAGAACCGCTTGCCATTGCACCTAATGAACCCATACCACGATATACTTTGTATTGACGACCTTGGAACATTTCAACTTCTCCAGGACTTTCTTTTGTACCTGCTAACAAGCTACCAAGCATCACTGCATGTCCACCAGCAGCAAGTGCTTTTACGATATCGCCTGAGAATTTAATACCACCGTCAGCGATGATAGCTTTACCGTGTTTGCGTGCTTCGGTTGCACAGTCGTAAACTGCTGTAATTTGTGGTACACCGACACCTGCAACGACACGTGTTGTACAGATTGAACCTGGTCCAATACCAACTTTAACAACATCTGCACCCGCTTCGAATAAAGCATTGGTACCTGAAGCTGTTGCAACGTTACCTGCAATCACTGTAATTTCTGGGTATGTTTCTTTGATAAATTTCACTTGATCGATGACACCTTGTGAGTGACCATGCGCTGTATCGATAACAAGTGCATCAACGCCTGCTTCTACAAGTTTCTTCGCACGAATTGCTGTGTCTTTTGCAATACCGATTGCTGCAGCAACGAGTAAACGTCCATGTTCATCTTTGGCTGAGTAAGGATATTCATGTACTTTTTCAATATCTTTAATTGTGATAAGTCCTTCTAAAACGCCATCTTTAATTAGTGGTAACTTTTCGATGCGGTGTGATTGAAGGATTTTTTCCGCTTCTTCTAAAGTTGTACCAACTGGAGCTGTAATCAAGTCTTCTTTCGTCATAACATCTGAAATTTTTATCGAGAAGTCTTCAATAAAT
This genomic window contains:
- the guaB gene encoding IMP dehydrogenase; its protein translation is MWENKFVKEALTFDDVLLIPAESNVLPKEVDLSVSLSDKIKLNIPIVSAGMDTVTESKMAIAMARQGGLGVIHKNMSIEDQADEVQKVKRSENGVITDPFYLTPEESVYEAEALMGKYRISGVPIVDNKETRKLVGILTNRDLRFIEDFSIKISDVMTKEDLITAPVGTTLEEAEKILQSHRIEKLPLIKDGVLEGLITIKDIEKVHEYPYSAKDEHGRLLVAAAIGIAKDTAIRAKKLVEAGVDALVIDTAHGHSQGVIDQVKFIKETYPEITVIAGNVATASGTNALFEAGADVVKVGIGPGSICTTRVVAGVGVPQITAVYDCATEARKHGKAIIADGGIKFSGDIVKALAAGGHAVMLGSLLAGTKESPGEVEMFQGRQYKVYRGMGSLGAMASGSNDRYFQEDKTPKKYVPEGVEGRIDYKGPLQETIYQLIGGVKSGMGYTGSHNLQQLRDEAQFTKMSAAGLAESHPHDVQITKESPNYSF